The Corynebacterium glaucum genome includes a region encoding these proteins:
- the pyrR gene encoding bifunctional pyr operon transcriptional regulator/uracil phosphoribosyltransferase PyrR, giving the protein MSENTRETVELLSAQDVSRTIARIAHQIIEKTALDDAEEDGQPGVMLLGIPSGGVPLAQRIAVAVEEFSGVEVPVGSLDVTLYRDDLRDKPHRALRPTHIPAEVDGSLVILVDDVLYSGRTIRAALDSLRDIGRPRAIQLAVLVDRGHRELPIRADYVGKNIPTAKTEDVTVSLTPIDGTDGVTLTREAN; this is encoded by the coding sequence ATGAGTGAAAACACACGCGAAACGGTTGAGCTGCTATCAGCCCAGGACGTTTCGCGCACGATTGCACGCATCGCGCACCAAATCATTGAAAAGACTGCGCTCGATGACGCAGAGGAGGACGGCCAGCCTGGGGTGATGCTGCTCGGCATCCCATCCGGTGGAGTCCCACTGGCACAGCGCATCGCTGTGGCGGTTGAAGAATTTTCGGGGGTGGAAGTCCCCGTCGGTTCCCTCGACGTGACGCTTTACCGCGACGACTTGCGCGACAAACCGCACCGCGCGCTGCGCCCCACCCACATCCCGGCCGAGGTGGACGGATCGCTGGTCATCCTGGTCGACGACGTTCTGTATTCGGGCCGCACCATCCGCGCCGCCCTGGATTCGCTTCGCGACATCGGTCGCCCGCGAGCCATTCAACTCGCGGTGTTGGTCGATCGCGGTCACCGCGAGCTGCCGATCCGCGCCGATTACGTGGGCAAGAACATCCCTACCGCGAAGACGGAGGATGTCACCGTGAGCTTGACGCCTATCGACGGCACCGACGGCGTGACCCTGACCCGGGAGGCGAACTAG
- a CDS encoding TIGR01777 family oxidoreductase has translation MGITASHLVPADRDRVWDWHTRKGAVVRLTPPFLPMTPVKQAESLRSGTTVFSLPAGFQWEARHLVEQYRAGEQFADQAVNQPIKTLTGWTHTHQFADATTNDGSPATRITDTVEANVPEFALRPAFAYRQHQLIEDLKFIDSLPETKPLTVAITGASGLVGSHLSAQLTTAGHSVISLTRSDPGEDERKWDPDNPAADLLEGVDAVVHLAGESIMGRFTEEKKRKIRDSRIGPTRKLAKLAADSGVETFVCASAVGYYGTDAGDRPHTEADGPGKGFLAEVCAEWEDAAQVDGVRTVNIRTGLALSDAGGLLPVLKASVSAGLGARFGDGDFWMSWVALDDLTDIYVRALVDDSLHGPINATAPNPVTNAEMSATLARMLHRPDFFPIPEFGPKILLGHEGAHELALADQRVDPAVAKQTGMTFRYPTLQAALAHELGKEELLNG, from the coding sequence ATGGGCATTACTGCTTCCCACCTCGTACCCGCCGATCGCGACCGAGTCTGGGACTGGCATACGCGCAAAGGTGCCGTCGTCAGGCTCACTCCCCCATTCCTCCCAATGACACCGGTGAAGCAGGCCGAAAGCCTGCGCAGCGGCACGACCGTCTTCTCCCTCCCGGCAGGATTCCAGTGGGAGGCGCGCCACCTAGTGGAGCAGTACCGCGCTGGCGAACAGTTCGCGGACCAAGCGGTGAACCAGCCGATCAAGACGCTCACCGGCTGGACCCACACCCACCAGTTCGCCGATGCCACCACTAATGACGGCTCGCCCGCCACCCGCATCACCGACACGGTTGAGGCAAACGTCCCAGAGTTCGCACTGCGCCCGGCGTTTGCGTACCGGCAGCACCAGCTGATCGAGGATTTGAAGTTCATCGACTCGCTGCCGGAGACAAAGCCGCTCACCGTCGCCATCACCGGTGCGTCCGGTCTGGTCGGGTCGCACCTGAGCGCACAGCTGACCACTGCCGGGCACTCGGTGATCTCGTTGACCCGCAGCGACCCGGGTGAGGACGAGCGCAAGTGGGATCCCGATAACCCGGCGGCAGACCTGTTGGAAGGCGTTGACGCGGTGGTGCACCTCGCCGGTGAGTCGATCATGGGCCGCTTCACCGAGGAGAAGAAGCGTAAAATCCGCGACTCGCGCATTGGGCCAACCCGGAAGCTGGCGAAGCTCGCCGCGGATTCCGGAGTGGAGACTTTCGTGTGCGCGTCCGCAGTCGGCTACTACGGCACTGACGCCGGAGATCGTCCCCACACCGAAGCTGACGGCCCAGGCAAAGGATTCCTCGCAGAGGTCTGTGCTGAGTGGGAAGATGCGGCGCAGGTCGACGGCGTGCGCACGGTGAACATCCGCACCGGCCTCGCGCTCTCCGACGCCGGCGGCCTGCTGCCGGTGCTCAAGGCATCCGTTTCCGCGGGCCTGGGTGCGCGCTTCGGCGACGGCGACTTCTGGATGTCCTGGGTCGCCCTCGACGACCTCACCGACATCTACGTGCGCGCGCTGGTGGACGATTCACTGCACGGACCGATCAACGCCACCGCGCCGAACCCGGTCACCAACGCGGAAATGTCAGCGACTCTGGCTCGCATGTTGCACCGCCCCGATTTCTTCCCCATCCCCGAATTCGGACCGAAGATCCTGCTTGGCCACGAAGGCGCACACGAGCTCGCGCTTGCAGACCAGCGCGTTGACCCGGCCGTCGCAAAGCAAACTGGAATGACCTTCCGCTACCCGACCCTGCAAGCTGCGCTGGCGCACGAGCTTGGCAAAGAGGAACTGCTGAATGGCTAA
- a CDS encoding YbjN domain-containing protein → MSSNQDPTNDERNRVEPVTAQSVAAIFSEENLEHRVEGDVVRSGFINAAIVVAIDGSTLLFETLWRGMAPKELANHVLLAVNEHNQTHFAPTLRMLEGEGERLAVSAIRTLDIEHGASFNQLGAFIVSSIEATLQAFNFLENSFPTLVTWKDPHSEH, encoded by the coding sequence GTGAGTTCGAATCAAGACCCAACTAACGACGAACGCAACCGCGTCGAGCCAGTGACGGCGCAGTCGGTGGCCGCGATCTTCAGCGAAGAAAACCTCGAGCACCGCGTCGAAGGCGATGTCGTGCGCTCCGGATTCATCAACGCGGCGATCGTCGTCGCCATTGACGGCAGCACTCTCCTCTTCGAGACGCTGTGGCGCGGCATGGCACCCAAAGAGTTGGCGAATCACGTGCTCCTCGCGGTCAACGAGCACAACCAGACCCACTTCGCGCCCACCCTGCGCATGCTCGAAGGCGAGGGCGAGCGCCTCGCAGTGTCGGCGATCCGCACCCTCGACATCGAGCACGGCGCGTCATTCAACCAGCTCGGCGCGTTCATTGTGAGCTCTATCGAGGCCACCCTGCAGGCATTCAACTTCCTCGAGAACTCGTTCCCCACCCTCGTGACCTGGAAGGATCCGCACAGTGAACACTAA
- a CDS encoding YbjN domain-containing protein — protein sequence MNTNPEQVTIDRVIAAAAELGFSLDDDLSGRAAHAHVSGFDVLVVLLDTVLIVRADAATDIPSDSTDATLYFAANQVNSTFVDARALVVNRTETLIVRTEAEINVAAGLNDAQLQNALKVAFDGIIQTQDAMVALSETLQAATEE from the coding sequence GTGAACACTAACCCAGAGCAGGTCACCATCGACCGGGTCATCGCCGCCGCCGCCGAGTTGGGCTTTTCGCTTGACGACGACCTGTCGGGACGTGCAGCCCACGCCCACGTAAGCGGGTTCGACGTTCTCGTCGTCTTGCTCGACACCGTGTTAATCGTGCGAGCCGACGCAGCCACGGATATCCCGTCAGATTCCACCGACGCGACGCTGTACTTTGCCGCTAACCAGGTCAACTCCACCTTTGTCGACGCCCGCGCGTTGGTGGTCAACCGCACCGAGACGCTCATCGTGCGCACCGAGGCGGAGATCAACGTCGCCGCAGGTTTGAACGACGCGCAGCTGCAAAACGCCTTGAAGGTCGCCTTCGATGGGATCATCCAGACGCAAGACGCCATGGTTGCGCTCAGCGAGACCCTGCAAGCCGCAACCGAGGAATAA